One genomic window of Bacillota bacterium includes the following:
- the ychF gene encoding redox-regulated ATPase YchF: MDIGIIGLSGVGKTSFFNLLTGGKADAGYGGGRGQANMGMGRVPDPRIDRLSAVFQPKKTTYATIRFIDVAGLQPSTQGERRTGDFLNDIRNVDCLVHVVRGFASDVVPHVAGSIDPLRDLELIHNELLLTDWGFVETRLEKLAKERVKNPNLAKEEPILRRCMEALEEGRPLSTVDLSEDEEKLMAGYTFFTRKPMIIVVNLDEDQLQSGEYPNQSQVQEWCRDHALPLIEVSAQVELEISQLDEADRDLFMEEYGLKETGIARLARTAYSHLGLISFFTVGQDEVRAWTVRDGATAQEAGGKIHSDIARGFIRAEVCSYADFIEHGSMAALKEKGLLRLEGKDYKVKDADIMTFRFNV, translated from the coding sequence GTGGACATAGGAATTATTGGTCTTTCCGGTGTAGGCAAGACTTCTTTTTTCAATCTTCTGACCGGAGGTAAGGCGGACGCCGGATATGGCGGCGGTCGGGGACAGGCGAATATGGGCATGGGAAGGGTTCCCGATCCCCGGATTGATCGGTTGTCTGCTGTTTTCCAACCCAAGAAGACTACATACGCCACAATCCGCTTTATCGATGTGGCTGGATTGCAACCTTCAACTCAGGGAGAACGTCGGACCGGGGATTTCCTCAATGATATCCGTAACGTTGACTGCCTCGTTCATGTAGTTAGGGGCTTTGCCTCCGATGTTGTCCCCCACGTTGCAGGAAGCATTGATCCCCTGCGGGATCTGGAGCTAATCCATAATGAGTTGTTGTTGACCGATTGGGGTTTTGTTGAGACTAGACTGGAGAAGCTCGCTAAGGAACGGGTCAAAAACCCCAATCTAGCTAAAGAGGAGCCGATCCTGCGACGCTGTATGGAGGCCTTGGAAGAGGGCCGCCCCTTGAGCACCGTGGACCTCAGCGAGGATGAAGAAAAGCTGATGGCGGGGTACACCTTTTTCACCCGCAAGCCGATGATTATTGTCGTTAACCTCGACGAGGATCAGCTTCAGAGCGGTGAGTATCCCAACCAAAGCCAGGTACAAGAGTGGTGCCGGGATCATGCCCTTCCTCTAATTGAGGTCTCTGCCCAGGTGGAGCTGGAAATTAGTCAGCTCGACGAGGCGGACCGGGACCTGTTTATGGAGGAGTATGGACTCAAGGAAACGGGAATCGCTCGCCTAGCGCGCACCGCCTACAGCCATCTGGGTCTAATCTCTTTCTTCACAGTGGGTCAAGATGAAGTTCGAGCTTGGACTGTACGGGACGGTGCCACTGCCCAGGAGGCCGGTGGCAAGATTCACTCTGACATTGCCCGGGGCTTTATTCGCGCAGAAGTTTGCTCCTACGCTGACTTCATTGAGCATGGTTCCATGGCGGCGCTGAAGGAGAAGGGTTTACTGCGTCTAGAAGGGAAAGATTACAAGGTAAAGGACGCAGATATTATGACTTTTCGGTTCAATGTATAA